The nucleotide window TATTTAACAAGTTTTTCCCAAGTGTGCCTACAAAGAAGAGGTCTCGACCAGGAGGGTATTCTGGTGAACGCTTGGTATCAGGATCAGGCCTAGGTAAAATGGGCATTCAAGGTCAGACCCTGGCTGGTGGTTTTGAGCTTGACCCGCAGAAGTTGGATGAACGGCCTAGAACTGGCGTTCCAAATAAGCGAACACGTACTTCCGTGGTAATTCCTGACTCTTTTTTGACAAACCTCCTTTAGTGAATAATGTATTGCCCGTACCGAGTGGTTTGTTGCTATACTGCACTTTCGTGTCTGGATTTTTATTGCATGCTTCTGGTTACTGGGACGGTGGATTGTTTGAACAAGTTATTGGTGAAAAATGGGCACTGGTCACCAATTGTAGTTTTGGATAAGGACCGTAAGGTATAGAAACTTTGTTACTTGAAGCAATTTGCTACCAAATGTAGTCATTTTCATTTATGTTGAATTGCATGAAAATTTAAGTGTTAGATAAAGGAATGCTATGACCTGAATATATTTGATACGATGAAACTAACTGTTTTAAATTTGATAGAAGTGTGTAAAAATTTGCATTTGatgttattttctaaatttaggGTTTTATAACAAGTCCGTCATTGTTGCTGCTCAAAAACCTTTAATCTCTTTATTTTGTGGTGCAGATGGATGTTCGAAGCAATTATATTGTTCGACAGTCAGCTGTTGTAGACAGAGATAAGGAAATAATGCGGCCGGCAAATCATAATGCAGTTCAGGGTGAAGATCGAACTTCAGCTGGTATTGATGGTTGGGAAAAGtcaaagatgaagaaaaaacGCTCCTGTATTAAAACGGACTTTCATCCTAACCTGGCTTCAAGTAAAGTGGTTGATGGTTATCGAGATTTGAGGCAGGGCACACAACAGAAGCCAATGTGTGACTCCCGGACGAGATTGAATGGTGACTCGAACATGTCAAGGTATGACCTGTTGCATACCATAGCTTTTTGGTGCAGTTTTCAGATACATTGTCCAATGCTGATGCTTAGTATTCTCTTTTGTTGATTGTTGCCATGTTCTCAGAGTTACTTTGCTTAGATGTACTTAGCTAGCATACATTATTTATCAGGAAAATAAGCATAAGTGCTAATGTCATGAACTTCTATTAATTGCTTTCACTCTCTCTTTAGCTGCATGATTGATTAGAAATGACCGTGATTCAGATGATTATCTAATCTATTGAAGTGGGGCAGATTATGGATTCAAGGGTTTAAATTATTCTGGGATCCTTCCACTTGATCTAGTTGATAACTTTATTGTGTTTTACTTACTTTATTTTCTCACCTCCTGTCGAGCAGCTGGATTCTGGTTACTTTAATGGTTAATCTATAAGTTAAAGTCTCccgtttttaaaatatatgtgtaGGCAAGCGGCTGCTAATGGAACTTCTGGATATAGTAGGTCTGATAACCTCGCTCCGCAGACAAGCTTGGCTGGGCATTCTCCACGGCCAGGGCTCGATTCTGATCATAGTTCTTTGTACATTGAGAAGAGAGAACGCTCCATTGGTTCAGATAAGGAAAGGGTGAATCAAAGGGCTGTCAACAAGTATGTGTTATACCCATAATCACACATTTTAAATCTTTTGTATCAATCACACTCACCTTTGATTATAAGATTTCAGTTTACCATATCATCTTCCTGATGTTTTCTCTGATCATTGTTCTATGTACTTATTACTCTGTTGTGTTCTTTGAAGGTCCAATATTCACGATGAGTTCAATTCGTCAAGTCTGGTTTCAAACACAAAACCAAATGCTTCAGTTCGTGGACCTAGATCGGGATCAGGGTTACCTCCGAAACTGTCTCCAAGACTCCACAACACTCCATCCCCAGGTGACTGGGATATCTCCGGCTGTACGAATAAGCCTCCACAATTGTCAACCCCGCTTACACATCGGAAGCGCATGACATCAAATCGGTCGTCGTCACCACCTGTCACTCAATGGGCAAGTCAAAGACCACAAAAGATATCCCGTACAGCAAGAAGGACGAATTTAGTACCGATTGTTTCTAATAAGGATGAAGCCTACTCAGATAGTATTTCAGATGGTGGCTGTAGTGAAAATGGGTTTGGATTTCATAAACGCTCGCCAGCTGCTTCTCCTCAATTGAGACTGAAAGGTGAAAACAGCTTCTCCACAGCAGCTCTGTCAGAAAGTGAAGAATCTGGTCCCCCTGAGATCAAGTCTAAAGACAAGGGGAAACAGTCTGATGAGGTTGATGGGAAAGCTGCACAAAATATCCCGAAAGCATCCTTCCCTGGTTTACAATCAAGAAAAGGTAGCAAGCCTGCTTCTGGTGAAGAGACTGGGGATGGTGTGAGAAGGCAAGGAAGGACGGGCCGTGGCTTTTCTTCCACAAGGTCTCTCAACCCAATGGGAGTAGAGAAACTTAAGAATGTTGGAACAGCGAAACAGCTGCGCAGTGCAAGAACTATCTTGGACAAGAGTGAAAGGTAGGGGCCGGGCCGTTCTTATTTTACACGTAGTATCTAATTTTCTTTGTTATGTGTTTGAAATTTTCTTGGATTCCATGTTGTTTATCTCATAGATTTATTCGTGAATTCTTTGCAGTAAGTTGGGTCGTCCACCCACTAGGAAACTGTCTGGTCGCAAGACTTACGAACGTCAGAGAGCTACGGCAACAAATGCTTCACCACTAGATTTTCAAGGTAAAATAAGTTCAGTCTAAAACGAATTTACTCTTTTGTctgaatatatatttgttttttcccCTTTATTTTGTGGATTTATTACGTTTCTTAGCCGGTTCAAATGATGGCCATGAGGAGCTACAAGCGGCTGTTAACTCAGCAGTAAATTTTGGTAAGATACTGTTTTCTCATTGACTTTTAGGTTGTATACTCAACTTTTGTTTCTAGACTGAATTGTCTTGTCATCGTTGCAGCTCAGAACTTTCCCAACTCTTTCTGGAAGCAAATGGAGCGCTACTTTTGCTTTATATCTGATGATCATATCAATTTCATGAAACACCAAGTAACACTTTTTACTTCATTCTCAGATATCATAGTTATGGATTTGAAAGATATATCTTTATTGGGTCATAACTATTCACACCTGACATCCTGAATTAATACTGTAATAGTCTAGTTCGTTACATTTTTGCTATGAGGGAATTAGGGTTTGAATTTATACTTAGAAATGATTACACCATGCGTTGCTCCCTACGTATATAGCTGCACCTCTCTAATGTAAATGTTAAGGAAACAGTAAAATTCCAAATAAGTAAAAAACGGCGTCAAGTGTCTGTTagatttgttaaaaaatatgtGATTtggtaaaatatcaaatatttgtGGCGTTACGGAAGCTAATCGGAGCTCTAAGCATACTGTCTTTTCCCCCCAAATTTTCAGGGAGAACTCTTCTCCATGGGTCCCTCCTCACCCGTGCTGACATCCTCTGACTTTGATAGCCGTGATTTATATCCTGAGGAACTTGCAACTAGCAGTGTAGATTCCAAGGCTTCTCCACTTTACCATAGATTGCTATCAGCTTTGATTTCGGAGGACTCGATGAGTATAAATGAAGATGTACATGTTGATGGATTTGGGGCCATACATGATCTTGATGAAGACTCAGAATTCAGTGTTCTGAATGATAATGGATTTAGAAACAATGATGATTATGAATCAGAAGATGGTGCGTCTGCAATTCTGTTCAATGGCTTTAATAAGTCGGCCTACTACCACTGCAATGGCAAAATTCTAGATCATTCACCCATTGACTTCTCAGACATTCCGTATGATAAATTGGGGATAGATGAAAAGATTTATCTGGAAGCTCAGTCTATTGGAATATCCTTAGAACCAATGGTATAAAGTCTAGCACCCTCTTAGCTATCGAGAAACTTGTTACTGCTATCTACTTTTTTTGCTGAAGTTTCTTGCACGTGTTTCTTACAGCCTAGTATCTCAAACGTGGAGGAAGAAGGAATCATTGACGAAATAAAAAAGTTGGAGGAGGCCATCTGCAAGGAGGTCTCTTTTCTCgtcaaatatttgattttattgtgGAAGCCTAGTATCTGGCGTTTCTTAAGCAACCGTTgtaacaaaaagacaaaaaaaagcaAATATGTGCATGTCCCATGTTTTCTCCTCcccagaaaaaatataattttgatgttCTCTATGTTATCTTTTCAGGGTTgtaagaagaaagagatggtgGATAGGCTACTAAAATCTGCCATAGAGATGAAAGAAATTCAAGAGAGGTATGAATTTTTCCTTACTCCGCTTTTTGTGGATTTGGATTATGATCTGACGGTTTTTGATCTGTATTTCGTTCCTTTACATAGGGAGTTAGATCAGCTCGGTTATGATAAACTCATTGAAAGGGCATATGAAAAGAGCAAGGTAAAACTGACTGTCCCTGAAATAGTCTCATTGCTTCAACTCCAAGGTTCTTGGGTTGGTAACTCCGTCTCTCGTTTCTTTTTACAGGCAAGTCGGCGTCATCACACAGTTGTTGGAAAGAATTCAACTAACAAGATATCAAAGCAGGCTGCATCGGCTTTTGTTAAAAGGACGCTTGAACGATGCCGTCAGTTCGAAGAGACAGGCAAAAGCTGCTTCAGTGAGCCTGAAATCAAGGATATGTTCATTGCCCGGTTGTCATCAGCTGAAGATCCTCTTGCGGATGATAATCCGTCGACTTCAAGTACGATCTGTTTCCTATAAGAAATCTCTTTTAAAGTAACGTATCCGCTCGGCTAACTTGTATTCCTATGCCTTTTCCTTGACAGCACCCATTGTTGGCTCACAGCCAAGCTCTTCTTCGTTGGCACGCATTGGGCAGGACTTGGAGAACAACTATGCCAATTGTTCTGATGTTGTACTAGAGCAAACGACAAGAAGAGAAGATACAGCATGGTCCAATAGGGTGAAGAAGAGAGAGTTGCTGCTTGATGATGTTGGTATTGGGGCACAACTCTCGAGCAGTACGAAGGGAAAGAGAAGTGAGAGGGACAGAGATGGGAAAGGGCATGCTTCATCTAGAAGCGGGACCAATAAGATAGGCCGGCCTTCCCTGTCCAACGACAAGGGTGAAAGAAAACCAAAGCAGAAAGCAAATCAGATATCTTCATCTGTTAGGACCCCGGAGCAACCCAACGCGCCATTACCTGAAGCAAACGGCGAGCATGATAATTTGGAGGAGGATACAGAGCCGATATTCGACTTCTCTCAGCTGCAAATACCAGATAACTTAGGAGGTCCGGAGTTTGATGCGCAACCAGGTGACATAAGCTCCTGGTTTAACATGGATGATGACGATGATTTTGATATTATGGAGCTTGAAGTACCAATGGATGATCTCTCAGGGCTGAATATAAAGTTATGAGGTTACTTAGCCCCTCTTATCTTTATATATGTATAGTCTTGGTTGGTTATACTAGTTAACAACAAAAGAAAGGGCAATAAAggtaaaagaaaaagttttgcttCTTTGGAACGCTGGGGAATGGGTTTTAGCTCCAGAAAATTAGGATATATATAGAttcttacttcttcttcttagggcttcttttttgtttttctacATTTGACGAGTTTACTCTGTTTGAGGGATGATTGTAGTTAAAGCTTCAGGCTGTAAAAAGCTTTTGTGGCAGGAGTGATGTTGTAatgatatatacaaatataaatgGAGGGTCGTTTTCTTCTttaaatctttgtttttttttcccgtAGTTTTCATAACCTCAGAACCAGTACCTTATCTGTACATAGATTTTATGCTTCTTAATAAAATTCAGTTCCTCCTTCCATTTATGTAAAGTTCATTTGAGCTCCTATAACAAAGATGCATCACCATTCTTATACCTACACTCATTCTGGTAGCGCAAGGGATTGATTTAAAACTGGAACATATTCTAACCACACTCACTGTAAGTCTTCTCGAATATAACTGTTTCAGGGTCACCAAATGCTCTGTAGTTTATGATGCCTAACACACATTTTTCCAAGAATAGTACGATTGTCTTACAAGAATAGTAATAATGGCAATGAATCTCAAGGCGAAACGTGACGGGCAAAATCCGTTCATTTCAGATTTCGTATTCAGCATTTCTGCTCATCCCTACTTGAAACTTGAAAGTGATTAATTAAGATTGATAAGTTTTGTAATAAATGTTCCAATAATAATAACAGTTGACGAAAACTAACTAAATATCAAAACAGAGATATTATACAATAATAATGTCGAACAAAGTACATAAATATTAGCTTTATAGAATTATACAATATCTAGCATCAAATTGCGAAAACATCCGAAGACACAAAATATGTTGTTTGAGTTTTCAAATCAACTACAATACTCCTCTACTAGCTTAAGATCCGCGCAATTAAACGGAATGAatgttatatatgaaaataatttttatgttacTATTTACTTGCATCCATttacgtattatgtatataattaaattagagtaattacataaatcaaaacaatacatcttatttatttacgatactttttagtaaataaatcaaaataattattttatttattttatacggtatataactaaatttaaatgacatggacatagatatatagtatattttaatataaatatttatcattaagAATTCATACTCATgtgataaacacaaaatttctaatgtgcgattttttgaatgcaaatttcaaaattaaaatattaaggtttcaatactttttcaatacaaatttcaaaaatatcatatttaagtgttttctatgttatatagtttaatttcaataaaaaatttgaaattatcatattaatatataatatgaatgtctagtAAATGTGACTTCATATTtatacgatttatgatcatttgtatcttgttattaccaaaaaagttaaaccattgatcacaaaattttagtgtgagacatttaacgtttttaataatttatagtcgttttaaaaattcaaaatataacatataagaaaaaaaattaattttgtatattatatggttaatgtggttgtttaatatcttttaataatataaaattaaattaaaaaaagctaagatacaaaaattattatcaattatttattattcataatcattaattgttatatatatgttaacaatattaggtaatttcgtagcttttatttaagaaaagtgcgaaaatattattttgtatactaTTTGTCAATTTAATacttagtttaataaaaagtataatataagttaagataaaccaacatatttctctaagaattctgaatttcatttcatggtgacacgtggctacaaacaATGttataatgtttctcaattaatatataagagattaatCTATGTTACACTTTTTCATGATGATTTTTGGCCTTGTTGGTTTCAAgatttaaattatctaaaaaaaagtaagatttaaattatcttttaaaatttattgcaCCATCACGTATATATATAGATACGACGGTGGTTAATATTATAGATCGACTCATATACATGCTCTCATTttcataacatatatatgaaatcATTTACACATAGCATTTCGACCAGGACCACCATAATAAAAGGAAGCCCCCAACTGAGGATGGAAAGGATTTCGGATTACATTGTAACAATTCTGATTAGTCACAAAGGGAGTAAGACTTTCAGGAGGTTTCGTAACACCGTCTTCTTCTATCTCAAGATTCATGAAATAACTAGCCTTTTTATATCCCTCATATCCGAAACGACCACTCCCCATATTCGTTGATGTGTGTTGTGAATCCTCCTTGTAGTTTGTTATTTCACCTCCCCAATGAATTTCTGAAGCACCATTCTTTAAATTACTGAACAATGAGGAAGGCCAGTACCCGAGAATCTGATAGTAACCCAATCTCAACCACCAGTTCCCTGTGCGGGGATCCTATAGTAATGTAGCACAACCATAATCAATTTGTAAATATCATAAGagtgtatttttttataaagctaTATGTTGAATATTAGCGTGGTGGTTATATTAACCTTCCATATAGTTGTGAGAAATGATGCTTGTCGACCACCCATGACGGAAACTTTAGGCATAGGTGCACCTATAACAAAATCTCTGTTGACATGAACAAAACCTGGACATCTAAGATCGTAGCAGCCTGTCTTTTTGTATTCATCAGCCTGATTCATGTTATTAACACACACACAAGAACCAAAATATATGTACTTTTAAAtctcaaacaaaaataaaaagttgaatCCAAAAGCAAgaacagaaaagaaaaatcataaaaaGTTGAATCCATTTTAACTCACCgtccaataaataaaaaatcgaGGCTTGTCATCACCATAAAATCGCTGGAACACCTAATTAGTAATAATAGAAGAgcgaaaaataaatatatatgggCGTGAgtgtataaatatgtaattgtAGAAACAAACAAAGACCTGCCAACCAGCTTCAATGGTGTCGCGGCTAGGATAAGTGCCACCCATGACCCATATTTGTGCTAGGCTAAATTCTCTTCGCGTTTGTACATGGGGCTTCCACACATTTATATCCGCTTGGGCTCCATGAAATTTGCCTTGTGGCGAATTTACGGTAACTATGGCATACTATATgtacataaacatatatataattacaaaagcatatataatatgtataagAGAAAATGATGGATTTTTAAGAGTATATTTCCATTGCACACACACCTCATTTGTAGTATTACTTGGTGGATTGGTTGGCTTTGGTTGAGGGAGGCTATTGGGATCTTTTCTCCCGTATCTTTCTACTGATTCAGCTTGTAAAATGTTTTCTCTTCTCGGTCTTATGATCGGAATACTATTTTTTGGACACTTTCCGTTGATTGTCCAGAGTTGCATCACCATACTATGGTTTTGGGTTTTTGAAGCTTCTTTGTTCCATCCTTTTGGGTAAGAACTTGGTCTCATCTACAAAACACAAAGAGATGATAAACACAAAATGTGATTAAGTTCAACAATTTTGGACAGGTACTTATTTAGCGTTACTGTTCCAAGTTAAGTCACGTTCTATTTCTAAGAATATTGTATGAATGTGTAGTTTTACATTAAATATGATaaagtagattaaaaaaatctaaaaatgcattttgaaataaaaataaaaagtattaaataaaaactcttaAACCTGAATGGTGTGGTTTTTGAATAAAGGATTATCATAAATTGGATGATTCTTCATGTGAACACAATCTATGATATCTCCGTCTGGGCTCTACACAAAATTTACAAatcataataattattataaaatgtaAGAAAAAGTAGTTGCCTATAAGTTGTTTAAAATCACAAATTGTATTTACCTTGATGGATTTAAGAGCaggtttatttagttttttcaaaAGTTCGTCTATTTCAGCATCACGAGTATCATCATACTCTCTTCCGGTGACCATCACAGCTATGATTAAAATGATGAATACAGTTAAACTTGCCATCATTCGACTGATCATGATTATAATTTCCaagatgttttgatatttttgaagtGCTCTCAATGGTTCATTGGGGTTATGCACAAGGAAAACGAACAAGTCTTTGAAAcaatatttattctttttacGAAAGAAATGCTATTAATTTAAAGCATAATAATAATCAGATAAAGTACATGTTGTTTCCTTGTTATGATTTATTTCACTGCTGACATACGAATGCAATTAATATAGCAGTATAAATTTTCCCAGATATGGAAGAGAAAATGCTAGCGTATTTATGAAATTTAGTAAAGATGGAAAAGATATCCTATAATAATTTTTGCTTTTGAAAAGTAAATGATGTTCGAATACAAATGAATTTAATATAGCCATTAATATAGCAATACATGTTAGAAAATGCAATTAATGTATCAATATTAGACTTTTCAGTAGTAcccaaattaaaaatcaaaatttctggataacctttttttttctaacggcTTTCatatatctactaataatagcaatcccaattaattccaaaggttgtgaatctcacttatgttgaaaggttgtgaatctcacttatgttgaaaggttgtgtcttttctataAGTTATCAAAAAGTTgcgtcttttctaaaagttgaATATTGAAAAGTTGTGTTTTTTCCAAAAGTTGTctatatagttatttttttttcttatgatgttaaatattcaaaaatgtCTTTGTACAATTCTTTGTTTTAAGAGATGTATATTTAataagttgtgactattcatgtGAAGAGTTATGACTATTTCTATaagtattttttcaaaataactatttttaaatagaaagaatgtgactattcaaattaaatagttgtgactattcaaataaatttttaaaatctataaatagtctatGTCTATGCAtttctcaaaataaaattttcgcTAATcgaactaataataaaatagtggaAAAAAAGTTATATGCAATTACTTGGTTATAAAGTTTTAGAAGATAGTGGAAAATGAAACgctataaacaaaaaatagtagaaagagttttacttgtttggaTAGATGAAAAAGTTTGTCTTTCGTACATACAAATTGTGGTTCGCTGACATTTTAAGAAAAGTAGACGTTAGAACAACATTATCGGGGTATGATAGAGGAAGTCGTTAGGCtttatatgatattatttaaataaaaattgtataatttcgCTGGGACGGACGCGGTTTGTCGTTggctaacatattttttttttgtccttagGTGATAGGTGTCGGCAAGGGAATGGTGGAAGCGTTTTGGTTTGAGAAATGATTCACGTGTTGCCCTTTGGGCCTTGTCTCtttgagaagagagagagagagagagagagagagagagagagagagagatttgaaGATCGATGGCGGAAGGCGCGATGATCCCCAGCAACTGAAGAAGGGAAGCCATAGCTTCAGGCAGAGGCTACTTCTCTGGACCCTTTCTTCGACGCCTATCATCAGGCAGAGGCTGAATCCTAGCCGCCAACATCACGAGATGTCTCTCCTCCGCCTCTTCGAGACTGTCTCCGATGACTGCGTCACACTTGCCCTCATCCAGGTTAAAACTTTTGATCCTTGCTCCTCACTTTTCTTATAGTTTATCGATCTGGGCTTGCTACATTACTTACGATTTCTGGGTTTCACTAATGCAACTCAGATTAAATTGACTGATGTTACTGATCCCATGGTCAATGAGAAGGTTGCTGATCGGGTGAGCATTGAACTTGAACTCATTtgcatttttttggttttgtaaagATGTGGTCAGACTTTGTAATTGGGGTTTCTCTGCGTTGTGGGATTTATCAGGTAGGAGAGGATTTAGAAGGAGTTACCCACAAAGTTTACTTTGATATTCAGATCAATGGTTCACCTGAATGAGTTACCCACAAAGTTTACTTTGTCCCCTCTTCTTCATTGGGTTTGTAAGCTCTGTGTTTTTCCCAATTTGGTTTTAGCTTAATCAgttcatatttattttgctaTGTTACTGGGTGAGATGGTAGGAGAATGAGCTCCCGAGAGAATTCGACAGACACTTGACAACTAGTTCATGTTCTTTTTCTCTTGCTTATAACGTTTCTCTTGCCAAACcacaatttgttttatttattttcttcttatatATGTGCAAGTTGTAATACTTTCTTCTGGGTTCTTGTTGCTTGATTCTTGCAGGCGTAGAGGGAAAGATTGTGGTTGAGCTGATTTTGCTGGGCAAATCTGGATGCAGGGGCAAACATTATCTGATTTTTTCTTAATTGttctgatcttttttttttggtttcggaTATGTGGATTTGATTTTGTGATCGTTGTTCTGATTGTGCAAGGAGGAGTCTCTTGCACGTAGAACATAGAAACTACCTTTTTATATAGTTTGTAATCAAAGATTTACTCTACTTATTTCTGCTTCACGTTTCATTGTTGAGATGATCTTGTTCCCTGTCATAACAAAAGAAGCAAACATATTTTGATCAAACGTTTGTCTCATATTTTATCCATCCCACCAAACAAAAGAAGCAAACACATTTTGATCAAACGTTTGTctcaaataaatattataaaatatgctAAGGACTTTTTTTTGTCCTACCAATAatcaacaaaattaaaaaagtcCTTATGCATTTGTCcctaactaaaaaataatactaatttATTCTAAGGACAAAATTTTGTAGAACCAATAATGTTGCCCTTATATATTTATGCTAGCACATTAAATAGTCAATTGAATATTTCTTGTTATATCCGTTTCATTTTATTACCGTCTCCCTCTGGTCATTGTTGTTATTGTAAAACAAACCGATGAAAAATGATATCCCATTTTAGTTTCAATAAATGTTTATGTAAACAGTCGCTTGCTACGGACGGAAAAGAAAGCGACGGAAGTTATAAAAAAAGTGTGATTGCAGAGATCTTGTCATAAAAGCGTCCCCTGAGGTTAAGATcacaaaaataataacataaaaaaacacatgatttgGAGAAAAGATAACTATTGTTAAGAGAACTAGGTCGAAACCCGCGCTACGCTGCGGGAAATTATaacacataaaatattttaagaaaaaaattcaatttttaataaataaaaaattacaatctatttaaagaatattaacTTTGGTGATGTTTTAGTAGTTTTcaagaataaaataatttaaaagtatttttgataAGTAAGCaaaagttataaatattaacttaGTATTTGGTACTTTTGATTGAAAACAATAATATAACATTATGATTGTTGGATATGtggaataatttgttttttttaataaaaacaat belongs to Brassica rapa cultivar Chiifu-401-42 chromosome A07, CAAS_Brap_v3.01, whole genome shotgun sequence and includes:
- the LOC103829485 gene encoding uncharacterized protein LOC103829485 isoform X2, with product MSAPGKFDYSSAALDRPPYRSNFGAQMERSSSFRESMEHPVPSHPNMLRGTSPIAQTDVTNFFQCLRFDPKVVAADHKSIRQGDFKRHANLALGIHEDESPSVALKGKLIPSPIPEEIKRLKAGLRENNVKARERVKIFNEASSVFNKFFPSVPTKKRSRPGGYSGERLVSGSGLGKMGIQGQTLAGGFELDPQKLDERPRTGVPNKRTRTSVMDVRSNYIVRQSAVVDRDKEIMRPANHNAVQGEDRTSAGIDGWEKSKMKKKRSCIKTDFHPNLASSKVVDGYRDLRQGTQQKPMCDSRTRLNGDSNMSRQAAANGTSGYSRSDNLAPQTSLAGHSPRPGLDSDHSSLYIEKRERSIGSDKERVNQRAVNKSNIHDEFNSSSLVSNTKPNASVRGPRSGSGLPPKLSPRLHNTPSPGDWDISGCTNKPPQLSTPLTHRKRMTSNRSSSPPVTQWASQRPQKISRTARRTNLVPIVSNKDEAYSDSISDGGCSENGFGFHKRSPAASPQLRLKGENSFSTAALSESEESGPPEIKSKDKGKQSDEVDGKAAQNIPKASFPGLQSRKGSKPASGEETGDGVRRQGRTGRGFSSTRSLNPMGVEKLKNVGTAKQLRSARTILDKSESKLGRPPTRKLSGRKTYERQRATATNASPLDFQDDGHEELQAAVNSAVNFAQNFPNSFWKQMERYFCFISDDHINFMKHQGELFSMGPSSPVLTSSDFDSRDLYPEELATSSVDSKASPLYHRLLSALISEDSMSINEDVHVDGFGAIHDLDEDSEFSVLNDNGFRNNDDYESEDGASAILFNGFNKSAYYHCNGKILDHSPIDFSDIPYDKLGIDEKIYLEAQSIGISLEPMPSISNVEEEGIIDEIKKLEEAICKEGCKKKEMVDRLLKSAIEMKEIQERELDQLGYDKLIERAYEKSKASRRHHTVVGKNSTNKISKQAASAFVKRTLERCRQFEETGKSCFSEPEIKDMFIARLSSAEDPLADDNPSTSTPIVGSQPSSSSLARIGQDLENNYANCSDVVLEQTTRREDTAWSNRVKKRELLLDDVGIGAQLSSSTKGKRSERDRDGKGHASSRSGTNKIGRPSLSNDKGERKPKQKANQISSSVRTPEQPNAPLPEANGEHDNLEEDTEPIFDFSQLQIPDNLGGPEFDAQPGDISSWFNMDDDDDFDIMELEVPMDDLSGLNIKL
- the LOC103829485 gene encoding uncharacterized protein LOC103829485 isoform X1, with product MSAPGKFDYSSAALDRPPYRSNFGAQMERSSSFRESMEHPVPSHPNMLRGTSPIAQTDVTNFFQCLRFDPKVVAADHKSIRQGDFKRHANLALGIHEDESPSVALKGKLIPSPIPEEIKRLKAGLRENNVKARERVKIFNEASSVFNKFFPSVPTKKRSRPGGYSGERLVSGSGLGKMGIQGQTLAGGFELDPQKLDERPRTGVPNKRTRTSVMDVRSNYIVRQSAVVDRDKEIMRPANHNAVQGEDRTSAGIDGWEKSKMKKKRSCIKTDFHPNLASSKVVDGYRDLRQGTQQKPMCDSRTRLNGDSNMSRQAAANGTSGYSRSDNLAPQTSLAGHSPRPGLDSDHSSLYIEKRERSIGSDKERVNQRAVNKSNIHDEFNSSSLVSNTKPNASVRGPRSGSGLPPKLSPRLHNTPSPGDWDISGCTNKPPQLSTPLTHRKRMTSNRSSSPPVTQWASQRPQKISRTARRTNLVPIVSNKDEAYSDSISDGGCSENGFGFHKRSPAASPQLRLKGENSFSTAALSESEESGPPEIKSKDKGKQSDEVDGKAAQNIPKASFPGLQSRKGSKPASGEETGDGVRRQGRTGRGFSSTRSLNPMGVEKLKNVGTAKQLRSARTILDKSESKLGRPPTRKLSGRKTYERQRATATNASPLDFQAGSNDGHEELQAAVNSAVNFAQNFPNSFWKQMERYFCFISDDHINFMKHQGELFSMGPSSPVLTSSDFDSRDLYPEELATSSVDSKASPLYHRLLSALISEDSMSINEDVHVDGFGAIHDLDEDSEFSVLNDNGFRNNDDYESEDGASAILFNGFNKSAYYHCNGKILDHSPIDFSDIPYDKLGIDEKIYLEAQSIGISLEPMPSISNVEEEGIIDEIKKLEEAICKEGCKKKEMVDRLLKSAIEMKEIQERELDQLGYDKLIERAYEKSKASRRHHTVVGKNSTNKISKQAASAFVKRTLERCRQFEETGKSCFSEPEIKDMFIARLSSAEDPLADDNPSTSTPIVGSQPSSSSLARIGQDLENNYANCSDVVLEQTTRREDTAWSNRVKKRELLLDDVGIGAQLSSSTKGKRSERDRDGKGHASSRSGTNKIGRPSLSNDKGERKPKQKANQISSSVRTPEQPNAPLPEANGEHDNLEEDTEPIFDFSQLQIPDNLGGPEFDAQPGDISSWFNMDDDDDFDIMELEVPMDDLSGLNIKL